One Streptomyces sp. NBC_00223 genomic window carries:
- a CDS encoding helix-turn-helix domain-containing protein: protein MTVMRQTPEQAEPPGVIPREFAAIMRPELPSLLKEMATEIVTAIPEYGHLLEGPNARVIKIGIEQNIATFVDRVAAPTATTSLRDDLCRRFGRFEAYEGRSLDSLQAAYRIGCQVALRRVRTVGRRYNLSASFMLTFADALFAYMGDLAELSREGYTQALAELGEEPDNRRRRLLRRILGGTAVARSALAELAEHSGWPLPEEVTLVAIAPGTRPDRSAQAALDRDILQDVADPEPHLLVPGPFTEQRRASLAAALTGCRAAVGLTTALGEAADSLRWARHTLALADSGVIDDGPLAMSEDHLLPLWLLGDPALVDQMARRFLGPLVGLTATQRTRLIDTLRIWLTTRGTAAQVADLLGVHPQTVRYRIRILDRAFGDRLARPDDRFGTEIALRALHLREHGETRDGGPLAEGRRPSRTAARYEA, encoded by the coding sequence ATGACCGTCATGCGGCAGACACCGGAACAGGCGGAGCCCCCGGGTGTGATTCCACGGGAGTTCGCCGCGATCATGCGCCCGGAACTGCCCAGCTTATTAAAAGAGATGGCCACTGAAATCGTCACCGCGATCCCCGAATACGGGCATCTGCTCGAAGGCCCCAACGCCCGGGTGATCAAAATCGGCATCGAGCAGAACATCGCCACTTTCGTGGACCGGGTGGCCGCGCCCACCGCCACCACCTCGCTGCGTGACGACCTGTGCCGCAGATTCGGCCGCTTCGAGGCGTACGAGGGCCGCAGCCTGGACAGCCTCCAGGCCGCCTACCGCATCGGCTGTCAGGTGGCGCTGCGCCGGGTCCGTACCGTGGGACGCCGCTACAACCTCTCCGCGTCCTTCATGCTCACCTTCGCCGACGCCCTCTTCGCGTACATGGGCGATCTGGCCGAACTCTCCCGTGAGGGCTACACCCAGGCGCTCGCGGAGCTGGGCGAGGAGCCGGACAACCGGCGCCGGCGGCTGCTGCGCCGGATCCTGGGCGGCACCGCGGTGGCCCGCAGCGCCCTCGCCGAACTCGCCGAGCACTCCGGGTGGCCGCTGCCCGAGGAGGTCACACTGGTCGCGATCGCGCCCGGCACCCGGCCCGACCGGTCCGCGCAGGCCGCGCTCGACCGGGACATCCTCCAGGACGTCGCCGACCCCGAGCCGCATCTGCTGGTGCCGGGGCCCTTCACCGAACAGCGGCGGGCGTCGCTGGCCGCCGCGCTGACCGGCTGCCGGGCCGCGGTCGGGCTGACCACCGCGCTCGGGGAGGCCGCGGACTCGCTGCGCTGGGCCCGGCACACCCTTGCGCTCGCCGACTCCGGGGTGATCGACGACGGCCCGCTGGCGATGAGCGAGGACCATCTGCTGCCGCTGTGGCTGCTGGGCGACCCGGCGCTCGTCGACCAGATGGCCAGGAGATTCCTCGGCCCGCTGGTCGGACTGACCGCCACCCAGCGCACCCGGCTGATCGACACCCTGCGGATCTGGCTCACCACCCGCGGCACCGCGGCCCAGGTCGCCGATCTGCTGGGCGTCCATCCGCAGACGGTCCGCTACCGGATCCGCATCCTCGACCGGGCGTTCGGCGACCGGCTGGCCCGGCCCGACGACCGGTTCGGCACCGAGATCGCGCTGCGCGCGCTGCACCTGCGCGAACACGGCGAAACGCGGGACGGCGGCCCTCTGGCAGAAGGCCGCCGCCCGTCACGTACCGCCGCTCGTTACGAGGCGTAG
- a CDS encoding discoidin domain-containing protein, which yields MDTRRRSSVWLATATAAAVAAGGLALATTAQTASAAPAVSTVSPFDVSGGASVPFTEYEAEAAATNGSTIGPDYTQGTVASEASGRRAVTLSGQGKYVEFTLTKPANAVDVAYNLPRGASGTVSVYVNGTKIGQKLAVTAQYSYVDTGWIAGAKTHHFFDDSRIRLGQDLAAGAKVKLQLDSGDTGTATVDVADFEQVGAAGGQPANSVSITSTGADPTGANDSTGAFNQAISTAKSQGKEVWIPSGDFKLGSTIQASGVTIRGAGNWYSVLHSSHLIDQTGAAGNTKLYDFAVFGEVSVRNDNSPDSFITGSLGPNSVVSGIWVQREKCGLWLTGNNDNLVVQNNRIIGTTADGLNLDGSASGVTVKNNFLRNQGDDSLAMWSLGSPDTGNSFTGNTIVQPNLANGIAIYGGTNNTVSNNVIADTNALGSGIAISNQAFLQPFNPLSGAVTVSGNTLIRTGAINPNWGHPMGALRVDSYDSAISSVNVQITNTRIVDSPYSAFEFVSGGGHGYPVSGVTVSGATISNTGTVVVQAETPGSASFSNVVATGTGVAGVYSCPYPANSGAFTVNRGSGNSGWDGNWNDCNSWPQPGQGGTTGGGTTGGGTTPPTTPPTTPASGNLAQGRPASASSSVQNYAAGNTVDGNASTYWESNSNAFPQTLTVDLGANKSLGKVTLKLPPSADWATRTETLAVLGSTDNNTWATLKASSGVVFNPSSGNTATLTFNAATARYLRLSITGNTGWPAGQISEIEAYAADGTTTPPTTPPTTPPTTPPTTPPTTPPTTPAGNPNLAQGHSATDTGHNDVYTAGNAVDGNQGTYWESTNNAFPQSLTVDLGATRAVGRLVLKLPTGWGARTQNLTVLGSTDNNTWTTAKSGAAYTFDPNTGDTVTINLPTTNTRYLRLTFTANTGWPAAQLSELEAYAS from the coding sequence ATGGACACCAGACGCCGATCATCGGTCTGGCTCGCCACGGCCACCGCCGCCGCCGTGGCCGCCGGCGGTCTCGCGCTTGCGACGACCGCCCAGACCGCCAGTGCCGCCCCCGCCGTATCGACCGTCTCGCCCTTCGACGTCAGCGGTGGCGCCTCCGTACCCTTCACCGAGTACGAGGCCGAGGCCGCCGCGACCAACGGCTCCACCATCGGTCCCGACTACACCCAGGGAACGGTCGCCTCCGAGGCGTCCGGCCGCCGCGCGGTCACCCTCAGCGGCCAGGGCAAGTACGTCGAGTTCACCCTCACCAAGCCGGCCAACGCCGTCGACGTCGCATACAACCTGCCGCGCGGCGCCTCCGGCACGGTCTCCGTCTACGTCAACGGGACGAAGATCGGGCAGAAGCTCGCCGTCACCGCGCAGTACTCGTATGTGGACACCGGGTGGATCGCGGGCGCCAAGACGCATCACTTCTTCGACGACTCACGGATCAGACTGGGCCAGGACCTGGCCGCGGGCGCCAAGGTCAAGCTCCAGCTCGACTCGGGCGACACCGGCACCGCGACCGTCGACGTGGCCGACTTCGAGCAGGTCGGCGCGGCCGGCGGCCAGCCCGCCAACTCCGTCTCGATCACCAGCACCGGCGCCGACCCCACCGGCGCCAACGACTCCACGGGCGCCTTCAACCAGGCCATCTCCACCGCCAAGTCGCAGGGCAAGGAGGTCTGGATCCCCTCCGGTGACTTCAAGCTGGGCTCCACCATCCAGGCCAGCGGCGTCACCATCCGCGGCGCGGGCAACTGGTACTCGGTGCTGCACAGCTCGCACCTGATCGACCAGACCGGCGCGGCAGGCAACACCAAGCTCTACGACTTCGCGGTCTTCGGCGAGGTCAGCGTCCGCAACGACAACTCGCCCGACAGCTTCATCACCGGCAGCCTCGGCCCGAACTCCGTGGTCTCCGGCATCTGGGTGCAGCGCGAGAAGTGCGGTCTGTGGCTGACCGGGAACAACGACAACCTGGTCGTCCAGAACAACCGGATCATCGGCACCACCGCCGACGGCCTCAACCTCGACGGCAGCGCCTCCGGCGTCACGGTGAAGAACAACTTCCTGCGCAACCAGGGCGACGACTCGCTCGCCATGTGGTCGCTGGGCTCGCCCGACACCGGTAACTCCTTCACCGGCAACACCATCGTGCAGCCCAACCTGGCCAACGGCATCGCGATCTACGGCGGCACCAACAACACCGTCTCCAACAACGTGATCGCCGACACCAACGCGCTCGGCAGCGGCATCGCCATCTCCAACCAGGCGTTCCTACAGCCGTTCAACCCGCTGTCCGGCGCCGTCACCGTCTCCGGCAACACCCTGATCCGCACCGGCGCGATCAACCCCAACTGGGGCCACCCGATGGGCGCGCTGCGGGTCGACTCGTACGACTCCGCGATCAGCTCGGTGAACGTCCAGATCACCAACACCAGGATCGTCGACAGCCCGTACAGCGCCTTCGAGTTCGTCTCCGGCGGCGGTCACGGCTACCCGGTCAGCGGCGTGACGGTCAGCGGCGCGACGATCTCCAACACCGGTACGGTCGTGGTCCAGGCCGAGACCCCGGGCTCCGCGTCCTTCTCCAACGTGGTCGCCACCGGCACCGGTGTGGCCGGCGTCTACTCCTGCCCGTACCCGGCCAACTCGGGGGCCTTCACGGTCAACCGCGGCTCGGGCAACAGCGGTTGGGACGGCAACTGGAACGACTGCAACTCCTGGCCGCAGCCCGGTCAGGGCGGCACCACCGGCGGCGGTACGACGGGCGGCGGCACAACCCCCCCGACAACGCCTCCGACGACCCCGGCCAGTGGCAACCTCGCGCAGGGCCGGCCGGCTTCGGCGTCCTCGTCGGTCCAGAACTACGCGGCGGGCAACACGGTGGACGGCAACGCCTCCACCTACTGGGAGTCCAACAGCAACGCCTTCCCGCAGACCCTGACCGTCGACCTCGGCGCGAACAAGTCCCTGGGCAAGGTCACCCTCAAGCTCCCGCCCTCCGCCGACTGGGCCACCCGCACCGAAACCCTCGCCGTCCTCGGCTCCACCGACAACAACACCTGGGCGACCCTGAAGGCCTCCAGCGGTGTGGTGTTCAACCCGTCCTCGGGCAACACCGCCACCCTGACCTTCAACGCGGCCACCGCCCGCTACCTGCGGCTGAGCATCACCGGCAACACCGGCTGGCCCGCAGGCCAGATCTCCGAGATCGAGGCCTACGCCGCCGACGGCACCACCACACCGCCGACCACCCCGCCCACCACGCCCCCGACCACACCGCCCACGACCCCGCCGACCACACCCCCGACCACACCGGCCGGCAACCCCAACCTCGCCCAGGGCCACTCCGCCACCGACACCGGCCACAACGACGTCTACACCGCGGGCAACGCCGTCGACGGCAACCAGGGCACCTACTGGGAAAGCACCAACAACGCCTTCCCCCAGTCTCTGACCGTCGACCTCGGCGCCACCAGGGCCGTCGGCCGCCTCGTCCTCAAACTCCCCACCGGCTGGGGCGCCCGCACCCAGAACCTCACCGTCCTGGGCTCCACCGACAACAACACCTGGACCACCGCCAAATCCGGCGCCGCCTACACCTTCGACCCCAACACCGGCGACACCGTCACTATCAACCTCCCCACCACCAACACCCGCTACCTCCGCCTCACCTTCACCGCCAACACCGGCTGGCCCGCAGCCCAACTCTCCGAACTCGAGGCCTACGCCTCGTAA
- a CDS encoding LacI family DNA-binding transcriptional regulator: protein MTRRLAEVAKKVGVSEATVSRVLNGKPGVSDATRAAVLTALDVLGYERPTQLRGERARLVGMVMPELQNPIFPAFAEVVGGALAQQGFTPVLCTQTAGGVSEADYVELLLQQHVSGVVFFGGLYAQAESPHDHYARLAERNLPTVLMNAAIDHLDFPRVSCDDAVAVEQAMNHLISLGHQRIALVLGPPDHVPSRRKLSAARRVDPSVVVEHALFTLEGGQAAASRLLSRGITAFICASDLLALGTIRAARRRRLSVPEDVSVIGYDDSSLMNCTEPPLTTVRQPIEAMGRAAVDLLAGEISGASVDHDELFFEPELVVRGSTGPVRDAARIPHPDARTNA from the coding sequence ATGACACGACGACTTGCCGAGGTGGCAAAGAAGGTCGGGGTGAGCGAGGCCACCGTCAGCCGAGTGCTGAACGGGAAGCCGGGAGTCTCCGACGCGACCCGGGCCGCGGTCCTCACCGCCCTTGACGTGCTCGGATACGAACGGCCCACCCAGCTGCGCGGGGAACGCGCCCGCCTGGTCGGCATGGTCATGCCCGAGCTGCAGAACCCCATTTTCCCCGCTTTCGCGGAAGTGGTCGGCGGCGCGCTGGCACAGCAAGGTTTCACACCGGTGCTGTGCACACAGACCGCGGGAGGGGTCTCGGAGGCGGACTACGTGGAGCTGCTGCTCCAGCAGCACGTCTCCGGGGTGGTCTTCTTCGGCGGGCTCTACGCGCAGGCCGAGTCCCCGCACGATCACTATGCGCGACTGGCCGAGCGCAACCTGCCGACCGTGCTGATGAACGCGGCCATCGACCATCTGGACTTCCCACGCGTCTCCTGCGACGACGCGGTGGCGGTCGAGCAGGCGATGAACCATCTCATCTCGCTCGGCCATCAGCGCATCGCCCTGGTGCTCGGACCGCCCGACCACGTGCCGTCGCGCCGCAAGCTGTCCGCGGCCCGGCGGGTCGATCCGTCGGTCGTGGTGGAGCACGCGCTGTTCACGCTGGAGGGCGGGCAGGCGGCCGCCAGCCGACTGCTCTCGCGCGGCATCACCGCGTTCATCTGCGCCTCCGACCTGCTGGCTCTCGGTACGATCAGGGCCGCCCGCAGGCGCCGGCTCTCGGTGCCCGAGGACGTCTCGGTGATCGGCTACGACGACTCGTCGCTGATGAACTGCACCGAGCCGCCGCTGACCACCGTGCGCCAGCCGATCGAGGCGATGGGCCGGGCCGCCGTGGACCTGCTGGCCGGTGAGATCAGCGGGGCCTCGGTCGACCACGACGAACTCTTCTTCGAACCCGAACTGGTGGTGCGCGGCTCCACAGGACCCGTCCGCGACGCCGCCCGAATCCCTCATCCCGATGCCCGGACCAACGCGTAA
- a CDS encoding ABC transporter substrate-binding protein, with product MSRIGYRRLVAVALVAGIGLTGAACSSSSDKKDDTGSKATSSTSSVGTPLDPKTKVTISVDCEPPTTKKAERQQWVDDVAEFNKTYPNVTINSKDAFPCEDPAKFTAQLQAGSETDAFYSYMTDLQQVLDAGQAADITDYVNEKTVPNLADIDPGVLNVLKDGGKLYGLPTSNYQMGLIYNRKIFKDAGLNPDQPPTTWDEVRQDAKVIQDKLGSKGINGYMDNSGGNQGGWHLVSEMYGVGSKAVSDDGQKAAFNNDETKSVLSTLHDMRWTDKSLPATPGLQWGDVQKAMGTGKIGMYVGAPDDIPLVVQQYKAKFEDLGMAPIPGGKTSLFGGNDYMFKKSASPDQIKAGIAWINFKYLTLEKGQFNYPRNKTDGLPVGLPQPFFFTGASKAKDTETKTANATVPVENFKSYVDAQVPVLPEPPNAQKIYTVLDTVMSGVLTNKGADISKLLSTAETQVNSLLAASQ from the coding sequence ATGAGCAGAATCGGCTACCGCAGACTGGTGGCAGTCGCTCTGGTCGCGGGCATCGGGTTGACCGGCGCCGCGTGTTCCAGCTCCAGCGACAAGAAGGACGACACGGGGAGCAAGGCCACCAGCAGCACCTCCAGCGTGGGTACCCCCTTGGACCCGAAGACCAAGGTGACCATCAGCGTCGACTGCGAGCCGCCGACGACGAAGAAGGCCGAGCGTCAGCAGTGGGTCGACGACGTCGCGGAGTTCAACAAGACGTATCCGAACGTCACGATCAACAGCAAGGACGCGTTCCCCTGCGAGGACCCGGCCAAGTTCACCGCCCAGCTCCAGGCCGGCAGTGAGACGGACGCCTTCTACTCGTACATGACCGACCTCCAGCAGGTGCTGGACGCCGGCCAGGCGGCGGACATCACGGACTACGTGAACGAGAAGACCGTCCCGAACCTCGCCGACATCGACCCCGGCGTGCTGAACGTGCTCAAGGACGGCGGGAAGCTCTACGGCCTGCCGACCTCGAACTACCAGATGGGTCTGATCTACAACCGCAAGATCTTCAAGGACGCCGGTCTCAACCCCGACCAGCCGCCGACCACCTGGGACGAGGTCCGCCAGGACGCCAAGGTGATCCAGGACAAGCTGGGCAGCAAGGGCATCAACGGCTACATGGACAACTCGGGCGGCAACCAGGGCGGCTGGCACCTGGTCTCCGAGATGTACGGCGTGGGCAGCAAGGCCGTGAGCGACGACGGCCAGAAGGCCGCCTTCAACAACGACGAGACCAAGTCGGTCCTCTCCACGCTGCACGACATGCGCTGGACGGACAAGAGCCTGCCCGCCACCCCGGGTCTGCAGTGGGGCGACGTCCAGAAGGCCATGGGCACCGGCAAGATCGGCATGTACGTCGGCGCTCCCGACGACATCCCGCTGGTCGTCCAGCAGTACAAGGCGAAGTTCGAGGACCTCGGCATGGCGCCGATCCCCGGCGGCAAGACCTCGCTGTTCGGCGGCAACGACTACATGTTCAAGAAGTCGGCCAGCCCGGACCAGATCAAGGCCGGCATCGCCTGGATCAACTTCAAGTACCTGACCCTCGAGAAGGGCCAGTTCAACTACCCGCGCAACAAGACGGACGGCCTGCCCGTCGGCCTGCCGCAGCCGTTCTTCTTCACCGGCGCCTCCAAGGCCAAGGACACCGAGACCAAGACCGCGAACGCCACGGTCCCGGTCGAGAACTTCAAGTCCTACGTCGACGCGCAGGTGCCGGTGCTGCCCGAGCCGCCGAACGCGCAGAAGATCTACACCGTGCTCGACACCGTGATGTCCGGAGTCCTGACCAACAAGGGTGCTGACATCTCCAAGCTGCTCTCCACCGCCGAGACGCAGGTCAACTCGCTGCTGGCAGCCAGCCAGTAA
- a CDS encoding carbohydrate ABC transporter permease — MAATTVPENTTKRHAGRTSGPGGGAARTGLSRKVRQNLQAHGFLIGALLCFLMFSWYPMIREFIMSFQETKRGTTSWVGFKNLNRVYHDPYFWTAWKNTAEFTLYALVIGFLVPFVVAIVLNELRHARAYLRVLVYLPVMLPPVAGVLLFKYFYNPDYGLFNHILKTLHLPTSQWLDSSHTAMISVVIAATWMSMGGATLIYLAALQNIPGELYEAADLDGAGLLSKIWHVTIPQTRMVLSLMLLLQIVATMQEFTNVFLLTGGNGPENSTMTVVYMVYQYAFRYNNFGSAAALGLFLLLVLAVFSGLYTRLSRNSD, encoded by the coding sequence ATGGCGGCGACGACCGTCCCCGAGAACACGACCAAGCGCCACGCCGGGCGCACCTCCGGACCAGGCGGCGGTGCCGCCCGCACCGGCCTGAGCCGCAAGGTACGGCAGAATCTCCAGGCCCATGGGTTCCTCATCGGCGCACTGCTCTGCTTCCTGATGTTCTCGTGGTATCCGATGATCCGCGAATTCATCATGAGCTTCCAGGAGACAAAGCGCGGCACGACCTCCTGGGTCGGCTTCAAGAACCTGAACCGGGTCTACCACGACCCGTACTTCTGGACCGCCTGGAAGAACACCGCCGAATTCACCCTCTACGCGCTGGTGATCGGCTTCCTGGTACCGTTCGTCGTCGCGATCGTGCTGAACGAGCTGCGGCACGCGAGGGCGTATCTGCGCGTTCTGGTGTACCTGCCGGTCATGCTTCCCCCGGTGGCCGGCGTGCTGCTCTTCAAGTACTTCTACAACCCGGACTACGGGCTCTTCAACCACATTCTGAAGACGCTCCATCTGCCGACGTCACAATGGCTGGACTCGTCCCACACGGCGATGATCTCGGTGGTCATCGCGGCCACCTGGATGAGCATGGGCGGCGCCACCCTGATCTATCTGGCCGCGTTGCAGAACATCCCCGGCGAGCTCTACGAGGCCGCCGACCTGGACGGCGCCGGCCTGCTGAGCAAGATCTGGCACGTCACGATCCCGCAGACCCGCATGGTGCTCTCGCTCATGCTGCTGCTCCAGATCGTGGCGACCATGCAGGAGTTCACCAACGTCTTCCTCCTCACCGGCGGAAACGGACCGGAGAACTCCACCATGACGGTCGTGTACATGGTCTACCAGTACGCGTTCCGCTACAACAATTTCGGAAGCGCCGCGGCGCTGGGCCTCTTCCTGCTGCTGGTACTGGCCGTCTTCTCGGGCCTGTACACGCGCCTGAGCCGGAACAGCGACTAG
- a CDS encoding carbohydrate ABC transporter permease, with product MSAFTSQNRTLISSATLSRRKGKIAYWTVWTLVIVVFTLVFLGPLYWMVTGGFKSAQEVVANPPTLFPKHPKPENYHTAWSELKIARLLFNTLYYAFGALAFQLVFDVAAAYSISKLRPVLGKIILGAMLATLMIPSAVLIVPQYMTVLDLPVLHFNLIGTPWAIWLPTVANGFNIFLLKRFFDSIPEDLMHAASIDGASPLRTLWSIVLPMSRPILGVVSIFAVVNVWKDFLWPMLVEPDPKNQPINIGINSLSQGVPENVLIAALAISALPTLLIFLLFQRNIMSGLTAGSLKG from the coding sequence ATGTCAGCGTTTACCTCGCAGAACCGGACTCTGATCTCGTCGGCCACACTCAGCCGCCGCAAGGGAAAGATCGCCTACTGGACCGTATGGACCCTGGTGATCGTGGTGTTCACCCTGGTCTTCCTCGGGCCGCTCTACTGGATGGTGACCGGCGGTTTCAAATCCGCCCAGGAAGTGGTCGCCAATCCGCCGACGCTCTTCCCGAAGCACCCGAAGCCGGAGAACTACCACACGGCGTGGAGCGAGCTGAAGATCGCCCGGCTGCTCTTCAACACGCTCTACTACGCGTTCGGCGCGCTGGCCTTCCAGCTGGTGTTCGACGTGGCCGCCGCGTACTCCATATCCAAGCTCCGCCCGGTGCTCGGCAAGATCATCCTCGGCGCCATGCTGGCCACGCTGATGATCCCGTCGGCCGTGCTGATCGTGCCGCAGTACATGACGGTCCTCGACCTGCCGGTGCTGCACTTCAACCTGATCGGCACCCCGTGGGCGATCTGGCTGCCGACGGTGGCCAACGGCTTCAACATCTTCCTGCTCAAGCGGTTCTTCGACTCGATCCCCGAGGACCTGATGCACGCGGCGTCGATCGACGGGGCCAGTCCGCTGCGCACCCTGTGGTCCATCGTGCTGCCGATGTCCCGGCCGATCCTCGGTGTCGTGTCGATCTTCGCCGTGGTCAACGTCTGGAAGGACTTCCTCTGGCCGATGCTGGTGGAGCCCGACCCGAAGAACCAGCCGATCAACATCGGCATCAACTCGCTCTCCCAGGGCGTCCCGGAGAACGTGCTCATCGCGGCACTGGCCATCTCCGCTCTGCCGACCCTGCTGATCTTCCTGCTCTTCCAGCGCAACATCATGTCCGGTCTGACCGCCGGCAGCCTCAAGGGCTGA
- a CDS encoding glycoside hydrolase family 13 protein, which produces MADTPQPEADENWWRGAVIYQVYPRSFADSNGDGTGDLAGVRSRLPYLAELGVNALWFNPWYPSPMADGGYDVADYRDIDPVFGTLAEAEKLISEALALGIRTIIDIVPNHISAAHPWFREALEAGPGSAARERFWFRPGRGENGELPPNNWPSQFGGPAWTRTTDPDGTPGDWFLNLFDSEQPDLNWNHPDVRAEHEDVLRFWFERGAGGVRIDSAALVTKDPQLPDLPNQPAEPGSPAAPHPYVDRDDLHDIYRSWRRIADSYDGARILVGEVWMPDAERFARYLRPDEMHTAFNFDFLACPWEPERLRKSIDTTLSAHAPVGAPATWVLCNHDVTRTVTRYGRTDTGFDFATKAFGTPTDLELGTRRARAAALLTLALPGSVYLYQGEELGLPEVEDIPADKLQDPMYLRSGGTDPGRDGCRVPLPWSGSATPFGFSPAGSAEPWLPQPADWAGRTAEAQSADPESMLSLYRAALRLRTDEPGLGDGPFSWLESEPEVLAFRRTDRFICVVNLSDSPAELPAHSEVLIASGPLADGRLPKDTAVWLRG; this is translated from the coding sequence GTGGCAGACACCCCTCAGCCCGAGGCCGACGAGAACTGGTGGCGCGGCGCTGTCATCTACCAGGTCTATCCGCGTAGCTTCGCCGACAGCAACGGCGACGGAACCGGTGACCTCGCCGGGGTGCGGTCCAGACTCCCGTACCTGGCCGAGCTGGGCGTCAACGCCCTGTGGTTCAACCCCTGGTACCCGTCCCCGATGGCGGACGGCGGCTACGACGTCGCCGACTACCGGGACATCGACCCGGTCTTCGGCACGCTCGCCGAGGCCGAGAAGCTGATCTCCGAGGCGCTCGCACTGGGCATCAGGACGATCATCGACATCGTCCCGAACCACATATCGGCCGCGCACCCGTGGTTCCGCGAGGCGCTGGAGGCGGGCCCCGGCAGCGCCGCCCGCGAGCGCTTCTGGTTCCGCCCGGGCCGCGGGGAGAACGGCGAGCTGCCGCCCAACAACTGGCCCTCGCAGTTCGGCGGCCCGGCCTGGACCCGGACCACCGACCCGGACGGTACGCCCGGCGACTGGTTCCTCAATCTGTTCGACTCCGAGCAGCCGGACCTCAACTGGAACCACCCGGACGTGCGCGCCGAGCACGAGGACGTCCTGCGGTTCTGGTTCGAGCGCGGCGCCGGCGGGGTGCGGATCGACTCCGCCGCCCTGGTCACCAAGGACCCGCAGCTGCCGGACCTGCCCAACCAGCCCGCCGAGCCGGGCTCGCCTGCGGCCCCGCACCCGTATGTCGACCGCGACGACCTGCACGACATCTACCGCTCCTGGCGGCGGATCGCGGACTCCTACGACGGGGCCCGCATCCTGGTCGGCGAGGTGTGGATGCCGGACGCCGAGCGGTTCGCCCGCTATCTGCGGCCCGACGAGATGCACACCGCGTTCAACTTCGACTTCCTGGCCTGCCCCTGGGAGCCGGAGCGGCTGCGCAAGTCCATCGACACCACGCTGTCCGCGCACGCCCCGGTGGGCGCGCCCGCGACCTGGGTGCTGTGCAACCACGACGTGACCCGTACGGTGACGCGCTACGGCCGTACCGACACCGGTTTCGACTTCGCCACCAAGGCGTTCGGCACGCCGACCGACCTGGAGCTCGGCACCCGCCGGGCGCGGGCGGCCGCGCTGCTGACGCTGGCGCTGCCCGGTTCGGTCTACCTCTACCAGGGCGAGGAGCTGGGGCTGCCCGAGGTCGAGGACATCCCGGCCGACAAGCTCCAGGACCCGATGTACCTGCGGTCGGGCGGTACGGACCCGGGCCGCGACGGCTGCCGGGTGCCGCTGCCCTGGTCGGGCAGCGCCACGCCGTTCGGCTTCAGCCCGGCGGGCTCCGCGGAGCCGTGGCTGCCGCAGCCGGCCGACTGGGCCGGCCGTACGGCCGAGGCGCAGTCCGCCGACCCCGAGTCGATGCTGTCGCTCTACCGGGCGGCGCTGCGGCTGCGCACGGACGAGCCGGGGCTCGGCGACGGGCCGTTCAGCTGGCTGGAGTCGGAGCCGGAGGTGCTGGCCTTCCGGCGGACCGACCGGTTCATCTGTGTGGTGAATCTCTCGGACTCCCCGGCGGAGTTGCCGGCGCACTCCGAGGTGCTCATCGCGAGCGGGCCACTCGCGGACGGGCGGCTGCCCAAGGACACGGCGGTGTGGCTGAGGGGCTGA